From a single Leptospira kirschneri serovar Cynopteri str. 3522 CT genomic region:
- a CDS encoding transposase yields the protein KILLRKRVIIESVNDELKNICQIQHTRHRSFFNWAVNLLSGLAAFSFFPKKPSLNLKSKDNLQLLLSP from the coding sequence ATAAAATCCTTTTAAGGAAAAGAGTTATCATTGAATCCGTTAATGATGAACTTAAAAATATCTGTCAGATTCAACATACTAGGCATCGTAGTTTTTTCAATTGGGCCGTTAATCTATTAAGCGGGTTAGCCGCATTTTCATTTTTTCCAAAAAAACCTTCTTTGAATTTGAAATCCAAAGACAATTTACAACTTCTACTTTCTCCTTAG